Proteins found in one Paenibacillus dendritiformis genomic segment:
- the whiA gene encoding DNA-binding protein WhiA, with translation MSFAAQTKKELTLMESDACCERAELAALMRMNGSVQLSSNRKVILDISTENAAIARRIYTFIKKFYQVHTELLVRKKMRLKKNNVYIVRIPSQVQEILHDLHIVSEGFQFTDGIDKRIIANNCCKRAYLRGAFLAGGSVNNPEGSSYHLEISSMYEEHCKAIVELANEFRLNARFIERKKGFVLYIKEGEKIIEFLNIIGAHQALFKFEDVRIMRDMRNSVNRIVNCETANLNKTIGAAVRQIENIRLIEKEIGLEQLPDKLREVAEVRLAHPDLNLKEVGEMLKGKVSKSGVNHRLRKIDEMAERIRNG, from the coding sequence ATGTCCTTTGCAGCGCAGACGAAAAAGGAATTGACGTTAATGGAGTCCGATGCATGCTGTGAACGGGCAGAATTGGCGGCGTTAATGCGCATGAACGGCTCCGTCCAGCTCTCTTCGAACCGCAAGGTCATTCTGGATATTTCGACGGAGAACGCCGCAATTGCCCGCCGGATATACACGTTCATCAAAAAGTTCTATCAGGTGCATACCGAACTGCTGGTGCGCAAAAAAATGCGCTTGAAGAAAAATAATGTGTATATCGTCCGTATTCCTTCCCAGGTGCAGGAGATTTTGCATGATCTGCATATCGTATCCGAAGGGTTCCAGTTCACCGATGGAATAGATAAGCGGATTATCGCGAACAATTGCTGTAAACGGGCTTATTTGCGGGGGGCGTTTCTTGCCGGCGGATCGGTTAACAATCCGGAGGGATCCTCTTACCATCTCGAGATTTCATCGATGTACGAAGAGCATTGCAAGGCTATTGTCGAATTGGCCAATGAATTCCGGCTCAATGCCCGGTTCATCGAACGCAAAAAAGGGTTCGTGCTGTACATTAAAGAAGGCGAGAAGATCATTGAGTTCCTCAATATTATTGGGGCGCATCAGGCGCTGTTCAAGTTCGAAGACGTCCGCATCATGCGGGATATGCGGAACTCCGTGAACCGGATTGTCAACTGCGAGACGGCGAATCTGAACAAGACGATTGGCGCGGCCGTGCGCCAGATCGAGAATATCCGCCTGATTGAGAAGGAGATTGGACTGGAACAGCTTCCTGACAAGCTCCGTGAAGTGGCGGAGGTGCGCTTGGCTCATCCCGATCTGAATCTGAAGGAAGTCGGCGAGATGCTCAAGGGGAAGGTCAGCAAATCCGGCGTCAATCATCGGCTGCGGAAAATTGATGAAATGGCCGAAAGAATAAGAAACGGATGA
- a CDS encoding HPr family phosphocarrier protein — translation MAQQPVVVRLKTGLHARPAALFVQEANKYSSDIFVEKEDKKVNAKSIMGIMSLAIGSGTSITITADGADAEQAVSALVSLVSKEELEN, via the coding sequence ATGGCTCAACAACCAGTTGTGGTACGTTTGAAGACAGGATTGCATGCACGACCGGCGGCCTTGTTCGTTCAAGAAGCGAATAAATATTCTTCGGATATCTTCGTGGAAAAGGAAGATAAAAAAGTAAATGCGAAGAGCATTATGGGGATCATGAGTCTTGCAATCGGCTCAGGCACGTCCATTACCATTACGGCGGACGGCGCGGACGCAGAACAGGCTGTAAGCGCTTTAGTATCCTTGGTCAGCAAGGAAGAGTTGGAAAACTAA
- a CDS encoding SIMPL domain-containing protein, producing the protein MMNVNSYGRKWRRTAVAALVVGTLLFGAWGAAAPQSAQAAGEAAIMDKNTITVVGQGELEVTPDIAYVDIVTESKADTAAQAQKLNAAAFDKAKQVLSKYGIADAQVKTTDFSVNPVYKYAENSEPKVVGYEARHAVRVTYRDLAKLGNLVDAVAGADATRVQQIQFDIEKRDAFESQVLEKAVKHAASKAGALAKAANRQVGPALAIVESGADWQPVRVMNEKLSMMNASAADAAGSAPQGGQLKLRAQVQVLFEMK; encoded by the coding sequence ATGATGAATGTGAACTCATATGGACGGAAATGGCGGCGGACGGCGGTGGCAGCCCTCGTCGTCGGCACATTGCTGTTCGGCGCATGGGGAGCCGCCGCTCCGCAGTCGGCACAGGCGGCAGGGGAGGCAGCGATCATGGACAAAAACACGATTACGGTCGTGGGACAAGGCGAATTGGAGGTTACGCCGGATATTGCTTATGTCGATATCGTCACGGAATCGAAGGCGGATACGGCGGCGCAAGCCCAAAAGCTGAATGCCGCAGCATTCGACAAGGCGAAGCAGGTGTTGAGCAAATACGGAATTGCGGATGCCCAAGTGAAAACGACCGATTTTTCCGTGAATCCGGTATATAAATATGCGGAGAACAGCGAACCGAAGGTCGTCGGTTATGAAGCCCGCCACGCCGTTCGCGTGACGTACCGCGACCTCGCGAAGCTGGGCAATCTGGTGGACGCGGTGGCCGGAGCCGATGCGACGCGCGTGCAGCAGATTCAATTCGATATCGAGAAGCGCGACGCCTTCGAGTCCCAAGTGCTTGAAAAGGCTGTGAAGCATGCGGCGAGCAAGGCCGGCGCGCTGGCGAAGGCAGCCAATCGCCAAGTCGGACCGGCGCTTGCGATTGTGGAATCCGGCGCGGATTGGCAGCCGGTGCGGGTCATGAACGAGAAGCTGTCGATGATGAACGCTTCCGCCGCTGACGCAGCCGGTTCGGCTCCTCAAGGCGGCCAGTTGAAGCTGCGCGCGCAAGTGCAGGTTCTGTTCGAAATGAAATAA
- a CDS encoding ABC transporter ATP-binding protein: MLLIQLVNVEKHFAGQPVVHPLSLTIDEGEFLTLLGPSGCGKTTILRMIAGFELPTAGEIRLDGVNVTQLPPNKRDLNLVFQHYALFPHMTVEQNIQFGLKMKKIPQAEQRERIAEAIRLTQLTPLAARYPHQLSGGQQQRVAIARAIANKPKVLLLDEPLGALDLQLRKNLQGELKQLQRNLGITFVYVTHDQEEAMMMSDRIVIMNNGRVEQVGSPKEIYERPATLFAATFVGENNVFHEENMFTVRPEKIRISDEPEGARKAGIIQDIVYLGNIHKLIVHMENEQTTVTAVLDFTDTRSWQIGQRVGVQWNAGDEVIIGP; the protein is encoded by the coding sequence ATGCTCTTGATACAACTGGTAAATGTGGAGAAGCACTTTGCCGGGCAACCCGTAGTACATCCTTTGTCGCTCACGATTGATGAGGGAGAATTTCTAACGCTGCTCGGCCCAAGTGGTTGTGGCAAGACCACGATTTTGCGTATGATTGCCGGCTTCGAGCTGCCTACGGCAGGCGAGATTCGGTTGGACGGCGTCAATGTGACGCAATTGCCTCCGAACAAACGGGATCTGAATCTCGTATTCCAGCATTACGCTCTGTTCCCCCATATGACGGTGGAGCAAAATATTCAATTCGGTCTGAAAATGAAAAAAATTCCGCAAGCGGAACAGCGTGAGCGCATTGCCGAAGCCATACGGCTCACACAGCTGACTCCGCTCGCTGCGCGATATCCGCATCAGTTGTCCGGCGGACAGCAGCAGCGTGTCGCCATTGCGCGGGCGATCGCCAACAAGCCGAAGGTGCTGCTCCTGGATGAACCGCTCGGTGCGCTTGACTTGCAGCTTCGCAAAAACCTGCAGGGCGAACTGAAGCAGCTGCAGCGGAACTTGGGGATTACGTTTGTGTATGTCACCCACGATCAGGAAGAAGCAATGATGATGTCCGACCGGATCGTCATCATGAACAACGGGCGCGTCGAACAGGTGGGTTCGCCTAAGGAAATTTACGAACGCCCGGCGACGTTGTTTGCAGCGACGTTCGTCGGCGAGAACAATGTGTTCCATGAAGAGAACATGTTCACCGTCCGGCCGGAGAAGATTCGCATCTCGGACGAGCCGGAAGGGGCGCGCAAGGCAGGAATTATTCAGGATATTGTCTATTTGGGGAATATTCATAAATTGATTGTTCATATGGAAAATGAACAGACGACGGTGACGGCTGTGCTTGACTTTACGGACACCCGTTCATGGCAAATCGGACAGCGTGTCGGCGTTCAGTGGAACGCGGGAGACGAGGTGATTATCGGCCCATGA
- a CDS encoding ABC transporter permease produces the protein MRRSFGIIAPVVLWLTIFLVVPMIAVFAVSFMQRDELGNVVFTFTLEHYARFFDPLYLGIYWDTLWLSIVTTAICLLLAYPLAYYISQASPGRQKMWLILITVPFWINFLIRAYAWVLLLRTQGIVNQVLLDFGWIQEPLQMLYTKGAVLLGMVYTFIPFMVLPIYVALEQMDKRLLEAASDLGAGRWSAFWHITLPQTKSGIMTGSVLVFVTTTGMFVVTDILGGAKAQMLSNIIQNQFLGARNWPFGSALSVVFVISALIIIGLFQRALRSKYEASKEARA, from the coding sequence ATGAGACGCTCCTTCGGCATCATTGCGCCGGTCGTGTTGTGGCTGACGATATTTCTCGTCGTGCCGATGATCGCGGTATTCGCCGTATCCTTCATGCAACGCGACGAGTTGGGCAATGTCGTATTTACGTTTACGCTGGAACATTACGCCCGCTTTTTTGACCCGCTCTATTTGGGCATTTACTGGGACACGCTATGGCTCTCGATTGTGACGACAGCGATCTGCCTGCTGCTCGCTTATCCGCTGGCCTATTACATTTCCCAGGCGAGCCCGGGGCGGCAGAAGATGTGGCTCATTCTCATTACGGTTCCGTTCTGGATCAACTTCTTGATCCGAGCCTATGCCTGGGTGCTGCTGCTGCGGACGCAGGGCATCGTGAACCAGGTGCTGCTGGATTTCGGATGGATTCAAGAACCGCTCCAGATGCTGTATACCAAAGGAGCCGTGCTGCTCGGGATGGTGTATACGTTCATCCCGTTCATGGTGCTGCCCATTTATGTCGCTCTGGAGCAAATGGATAAGCGGCTGCTGGAAGCGGCCAGCGATCTCGGTGCAGGCCGCTGGAGCGCGTTCTGGCATATTACGCTGCCGCAGACGAAGTCGGGGATTATGACCGGAAGCGTGCTGGTCTTCGTCACGACGACAGGCATGTTCGTGGTTACCGATATTTTGGGCGGCGCCAAGGCGCAGATGCTAAGCAATATTATTCAGAACCAGTTCCTCGGGGCGCGCAACTGGCCGTTCGGCTCTGCCTTGTCGGTGGTGTTCGTCATCAGCGCCCTGATTATTATCGGATTGTTCCAACGGGCGCTCCGATCCAAATATGAGGCATCGAAGGAGGCGAGGGCATGA
- a CDS encoding ABC transporter permease, with translation MKTASASKQHPLLACHSFLLLLFIYIPIILIMVFSFNDSRLNASWSGFTFKWYGSLFQNRQVMEALSNSVLIALVSTVLSTVFGTMAALAMRRMLSRVKKGIAGLLYLPIIVPDIIMGLSLLVLFSQLNMPLGKTTVIIAHITFSISYVYVIVSSRLANMGGQLEEAASDLGATPWQTFRYITLPSIWPGIIAGALIAFTLSIDDFLISFFVAGPNSTTLPIYIYGSVKRGISPEINALCTLLILLSVGLIVLAQWMLNRGNGEKKGSMLPF, from the coding sequence ATGAAGACAGCATCCGCATCGAAGCAGCATCCGCTGTTGGCTTGCCACTCGTTCCTGCTGCTTCTGTTCATTTACATTCCGATCATATTGATTATGGTCTTTTCATTTAATGATTCGCGGCTGAATGCAAGCTGGAGCGGATTTACCTTCAAATGGTACGGGTCGTTGTTCCAGAACCGGCAGGTGATGGAGGCGCTGAGCAACAGCGTCCTTATCGCGCTCGTATCGACGGTGTTATCCACGGTATTCGGGACGATGGCAGCGCTTGCGATGCGGCGCATGCTGAGCCGGGTGAAAAAAGGAATCGCCGGCCTGCTCTACTTGCCGATCATCGTGCCGGACATCATTATGGGACTGTCGCTGCTCGTGCTGTTCAGCCAGCTGAATATGCCGCTCGGCAAGACGACGGTCATCATCGCGCATATTACGTTCAGCATCTCGTATGTATATGTCATCGTCTCCTCGCGGCTCGCGAATATGGGAGGACAGCTGGAAGAGGCGGCCTCGGATCTGGGAGCGACGCCGTGGCAGACGTTCCGCTACATCACCCTGCCGTCCATATGGCCGGGGATTATCGCGGGAGCGCTGATTGCCTTTACGCTGTCGATCGATGACTTCCTGATCAGCTTTTTCGTGGCGGGGCCGAACTCGACAACGCTGCCGATCTATATTTACGGCTCGGTGAAGCGCGGCATATCGCCGGAAATTAATGCGCTGTGCACGCTGCTTATTTTGCTCAGCGTCGGTCTGATTGTGTTGGCACAGTGGATGCTGAACCGCGGCAACGGCGAGAAGAAAGGCTCGATGCTTCCGTTTTGA
- a CDS encoding ABC transporter substrate-binding protein, giving the protein MKKMKWFAAVLAGVLTISALAGCSSSKDTLNLYTWADNFNPEMIEKFESENNVKVNMAVFANNEELLAKIKAGGANYDLIQPSDYMVASMIKQDLLETINKDNIPNFQYVVDRFKNPAYDPNSEHSIIYMWGVTGIAYNKKHIAEAPTSWADLWKDEYKGKVLLLDDNREIIGMALKKAGKSNSADNEADINAAADDLRKLVPNVVAFDTDNIKQKMIQEEGWIGTVWSGDAAFIAEENPDVAYVVPQEGSTIFADTYAIPKGAKNKELAEKFINFMLDPENSAKNYEFVGYSNPVTKAKEFHSEEYLNNPMINLTDDELARTEWLLDVGKSIQLYDRLWTELKSGR; this is encoded by the coding sequence TTGAAAAAAATGAAATGGTTCGCTGCCGTATTGGCGGGAGTGCTGACAATCTCCGCGTTGGCCGGATGCTCTTCGAGCAAAGACACGTTGAATTTGTATACGTGGGCGGATAATTTCAATCCAGAGATGATTGAGAAGTTCGAATCGGAGAACAACGTCAAGGTAAATATGGCGGTGTTCGCGAATAATGAGGAGCTTCTGGCCAAGATCAAGGCCGGCGGAGCAAACTATGATCTCATACAGCCATCGGATTATATGGTGGCCAGCATGATTAAGCAGGATTTGCTTGAGACGATCAACAAGGACAACATTCCGAACTTCCAATACGTAGTAGACCGTTTCAAAAATCCGGCATATGACCCCAATAGCGAGCATTCCATTATTTATATGTGGGGCGTAACGGGCATTGCCTATAATAAGAAGCATATTGCCGAGGCGCCGACAAGCTGGGCCGATCTATGGAAGGACGAGTACAAGGGTAAGGTGCTGCTGCTGGACGACAATCGCGAGATTATCGGGATGGCGCTCAAAAAAGCGGGCAAATCGAACAGCGCGGATAACGAGGCCGACATCAATGCGGCTGCGGATGACCTGCGGAAGCTGGTGCCGAACGTGGTCGCGTTCGATACGGACAATATCAAGCAGAAGATGATCCAGGAAGAGGGCTGGATCGGGACGGTATGGTCCGGCGACGCGGCCTTCATCGCGGAGGAGAATCCGGATGTTGCCTATGTCGTTCCGCAGGAAGGCAGCACGATCTTCGCGGACACCTACGCGATCCCGAAGGGAGCCAAGAACAAGGAACTGGCCGAGAAATTCATCAACTTCATGCTTGATCCGGAGAACAGCGCGAAGAACTATGAGTTCGTCGGCTACAGCAACCCGGTTACGAAGGCGAAGGAATTCCATAGCGAGGAATATTTGAACAATCCGATGATCAATCTGACGGATGATGAGCTGGCGCGCACGGAGTGGCTGCTCGATGTCGGCAAGTCGATTCAACTGTACGACCGCCTATGGACGGAGCTGAAGAGCGGCCGATAA
- a CDS encoding helix-turn-helix domain-containing protein has protein sequence MRWNHFKSKLLFKYILSYLSIFLVPLIVMTFIIYQNAVNNLRSEIEQSSISQLEQAKRNIDGRMKELEEIAARISFDSKLTPYMVRHAYYGGEAIDTLDKYKANSSIVNEMFLYFHGDDVIYSSRGMMSVDTMFDYVYDFSSWNKNTFVRDLNAVKVPTMRPTEQVTVNRHGQNRMLAYLVPIPTNQGYKHGTVTYLIEESMLTGMMESVLSNFQGNAYIFDRDGRVLAAASHGGEMEEEAVRRLASVEAGIHTEQLGEVQQSVVAVKSDSNGWTYVTAMPSKQFFGRVVHIQTFILMIFAVTILFGSMLAILLAKRQYHPIRDLLEFANLKRGSDEAAEDGGQGKTELEWIRETLLSYRNQVDLQEPYARNQYLLTLLKRGAPSREDAEEMLQQLGIVLSGRHMFVMIIAWEYMVDRVSSAQEREAFVQQFTEFGLTRGKAMAYGVELSHTEQLALIVSMEAESEAGDESRMEAIVEDVHQLVEEHMTAIPTMGIGSLYTSPEQLNQSYIEAASALEYRIVNGKGSVTFFSNLTYEQDQNFWIAKDSLIKLTQSLKQGNATVAVDTIGAVFRKLQQQEPAIPLLRCMCFDVLNTVLKTASELGLTETAQQVPDLAKFETLEQLEAKLCELVVYICSQVEHQEESEQRSLTDEVVTYISEHYCEYDLSLEKLAEMYRVSVSYLSRSIKEKTGHTFSQHVWQLRMDEVIRHLKSGNEPLKDIIIRVGYMDVPNFIRKFKKETGHTPGQYRKLYGTGGHSSVIEE, from the coding sequence ATGCGATGGAATCATTTTAAATCCAAGCTGTTGTTTAAATATATACTGTCGTATTTATCGATTTTTTTGGTGCCCTTGATTGTGATGACATTTATTATTTATCAAAACGCCGTCAATAACCTGCGGTCCGAGATCGAGCAATCCAGCATCAGCCAATTGGAGCAGGCGAAGCGGAATATTGATGGCCGGATGAAGGAGCTGGAGGAGATCGCGGCCCGGATCAGCTTCGACAGCAAGCTGACTCCTTATATGGTCCGCCACGCCTATTATGGCGGGGAAGCGATCGATACGCTGGATAAGTATAAGGCGAACAGCTCGATCGTGAATGAGATGTTTTTATATTTTCATGGTGACGATGTGATCTACTCCTCCCGGGGAATGATGTCGGTCGACACGATGTTCGACTATGTGTACGACTTCTCCAGCTGGAACAAGAATACGTTCGTGCGGGACCTGAATGCCGTGAAGGTGCCGACGATGCGGCCTACCGAGCAGGTGACCGTGAACCGCCATGGCCAGAACCGGATGCTGGCTTATCTGGTGCCGATACCGACGAATCAGGGCTATAAGCATGGCACCGTCACGTACTTGATTGAAGAGTCAATGCTGACGGGGATGATGGAGTCGGTTCTGAGCAATTTCCAGGGCAATGCCTATATCTTCGATCGGGACGGCCGGGTGCTGGCCGCAGCCAGTCATGGCGGCGAGATGGAGGAGGAGGCTGTGCGGCGGCTTGCCTCCGTAGAGGCGGGCATTCATACGGAGCAGCTCGGCGAAGTGCAGCAATCCGTCGTCGCCGTCAAGTCCGATTCCAACGGCTGGACGTATGTCACCGCGATGCCGTCGAAGCAGTTCTTCGGCCGCGTCGTTCATATCCAGACCTTTATTTTGATGATTTTTGCGGTCACGATTCTGTTCGGATCGATGCTGGCCATCCTGCTCGCCAAGCGGCAGTACCACCCGATTCGCGATCTTCTCGAGTTCGCCAATCTGAAGCGCGGGTCCGATGAAGCGGCAGAGGACGGAGGCCAAGGAAAGACGGAGCTGGAATGGATTCGGGAGACGCTGCTGTCTTATCGGAATCAAGTGGATCTGCAGGAGCCGTATGCCCGGAATCAGTACCTGCTGACGCTGTTGAAGCGCGGCGCACCGAGCCGGGAGGATGCGGAGGAAATGCTGCAGCAATTAGGGATTGTCCTCTCGGGCAGGCACATGTTTGTTATGATTATAGCATGGGAATATATGGTAGATCGGGTGTCTTCCGCGCAGGAACGGGAAGCGTTCGTGCAGCAATTTACGGAGTTCGGCCTGACGAGAGGGAAGGCCATGGCCTATGGCGTCGAGCTGTCCCACACCGAGCAGCTGGCGCTCATTGTCAGCATGGAGGCGGAGTCGGAGGCAGGTGATGAATCGCGCATGGAGGCCATCGTGGAGGATGTGCATCAGCTTGTCGAGGAGCATATGACAGCTATTCCGACGATGGGCATCGGCAGCTTGTACACAAGCCCCGAACAGCTCAATCAATCTTATATTGAAGCCGCTTCGGCGCTGGAATACCGGATTGTGAACGGCAAGGGCAGCGTCACGTTCTTCTCCAATCTGACCTATGAGCAGGATCAGAACTTCTGGATTGCCAAAGATTCCCTCATCAAGCTGACGCAGAGCTTGAAGCAGGGCAATGCGACCGTGGCGGTCGACACGATCGGGGCGGTATTCCGGAAGCTGCAGCAGCAGGAGCCGGCGATCCCGCTGCTGCGGTGCATGTGCTTCGATGTGCTGAATACGGTGCTGAAGACCGCCTCTGAGCTCGGATTGACGGAGACGGCGCAGCAGGTGCCCGATCTGGCCAAGTTCGAGACGCTGGAGCAGCTGGAGGCGAAGCTGTGCGAGCTGGTTGTCTATATTTGCAGCCAAGTGGAGCATCAGGAAGAGTCGGAGCAGCGTTCGTTGACCGACGAGGTCGTCACCTATATCTCGGAGCATTATTGCGAATACGATCTGAGTCTGGAGAAGCTGGCCGAGATGTACCGGGTATCCGTCTCATACTTGAGCCGGTCTATCAAGGAGAAGACCGGGCATACGTTCTCGCAGCATGTGTGGCAGCTCAGGATGGATGAAGTGATCCGCCATCTGAAGAGCGGCAACGAACCGCTCAAAGATATTATTATCCGGGTCGGTTATATGGATGTGCCGAATTTTATCCGCAAGTTCAAGAAAGAAACCGGACATACGCCGGGACAATATCGGAAGCTGTACGGAACCGGAGGCCATTCCTCCGTGATTGAGGAGTAG
- a CDS encoding ABC transporter permease, producing MQGNADSALAMNMPANKKKSVWKRMAQTWELYLFIAPAFLYFLIFHYGPMYGIQIAFKNFIPAKGITGSPWVGFDHFERFFNSYYFWDLLWNTLSISLYELAIGFPLPIILALAFNEVKDGFFKRTVQTVTYAPHFISVVVMAGIIITFLSPSTGILVHIIEFLGFEPAAFLTDPRWFKTVYVLSGVWQSTGWGTIIYLAALSGVDPQLHEAAIMDGASRWQRIWNINIPTIVPTITILLILNMGSILGVGFEKILLLQNPLNMEASDVISTFVYRSGLVDAQYSFSTAVGLFNSVVNAILLITVNQIARRTSETSLW from the coding sequence ATGCAAGGAAACGCAGACAGCGCTCTTGCGATGAACATGCCGGCCAACAAAAAGAAATCGGTATGGAAGCGAATGGCGCAAACATGGGAATTGTACCTTTTTATCGCCCCTGCATTTCTTTATTTTCTTATCTTCCACTACGGTCCCATGTACGGGATTCAAATCGCATTTAAAAACTTTATTCCGGCCAAGGGGATTACAGGAAGCCCTTGGGTAGGGTTTGATCATTTTGAGCGGTTTTTTAACTCCTACTATTTCTGGGATCTGCTGTGGAACACCCTCAGCATCAGCTTATACGAGCTGGCGATCGGGTTTCCGCTTCCTATCATTCTTGCATTGGCATTCAATGAAGTCAAAGACGGCTTCTTCAAGCGAACTGTGCAAACGGTTACTTACGCGCCGCATTTTATCTCCGTTGTCGTTATGGCCGGTATTATCATTACCTTCTTGTCGCCATCGACGGGGATTCTTGTACACATCATCGAATTTCTGGGCTTCGAGCCTGCCGCCTTCCTGACGGACCCGAGATGGTTCAAGACGGTCTACGTCCTGTCGGGCGTATGGCAAAGCACCGGGTGGGGCACCATCATCTACCTGGCGGCGCTCTCCGGCGTCGATCCGCAGCTCCACGAGGCCGCGATTATGGATGGCGCAAGCCGCTGGCAGCGCATCTGGAATATCAATATTCCGACCATCGTGCCGACGATTACTATCTTGTTGATTCTGAACATGGGCAGCATTCTCGGCGTAGGCTTCGAGAAAATCTTGCTCCTCCAGAACCCGCTCAACATGGAAGCATCGGACGTTATCTCTACCTTCGTCTATCGTTCGGGTCTGGTCGATGCCCAGTACAGCTTCTCCACCGCTGTCGGCTTGTTCAACTCGGTGGTTAACGCTATCTTGCTCATTACAGTCAACCAAATCGCGCGCCGCACAAGCGAAACGAGCTTGTGGTAG
- a CDS encoding carbohydrate ABC transporter permease, with amino-acid sequence MASAVKETRADKVFVFCNYIYLILAFIVVAYPIIYIISASISDPKLVNSGEMWLFPKGITFEGYARVFDNAKIWSGYKNTIIYTVVGTLVNLIVTLPAAYALSRKDFVGRNFFMAMFMVTMFFGGGLVPGYLLVKNLGLINSMWALILPGAASVWNIIVARTFFQSTIPNELQEAAQIDGCTNMRLFIKIVLPLSAPIIAVMALFYGVGHWNSYFGALIYLNEEAKYPLQMILRQILVLQEMSAETTGAAVNSSVAAALNNKAEVASLIKYAVIIVSTLPVIVVYPFLQRYFVQGVMIGSVKG; translated from the coding sequence ATGGCTTCTGCCGTGAAAGAAACGAGAGCGGATAAAGTGTTCGTCTTCTGTAACTATATCTATCTGATACTGGCATTCATTGTCGTCGCCTATCCGATTATTTATATCATCAGCGCATCCATCAGTGATCCGAAGCTGGTCAACTCGGGAGAAATGTGGTTGTTCCCGAAAGGGATTACGTTCGAAGGGTATGCGCGGGTATTCGATAACGCCAAAATCTGGTCCGGGTATAAAAACACGATTATTTATACGGTTGTCGGCACCTTGGTCAACCTTATCGTAACTTTGCCTGCGGCGTACGCCTTGAGCCGCAAAGACTTCGTCGGACGCAACTTCTTCATGGCCATGTTCATGGTGACGATGTTCTTCGGCGGCGGGCTGGTTCCCGGTTACTTGCTCGTCAAAAACCTGGGCCTGATCAACAGCATGTGGGCGCTGATTCTGCCGGGCGCGGCATCGGTCTGGAATATTATCGTGGCCCGGACGTTCTTCCAGTCCACGATACCGAATGAGCTTCAGGAGGCCGCCCAGATTGACGGCTGCACCAATATGAGGCTGTTCATCAAAATTGTGCTTCCGCTGTCGGCGCCGATTATTGCGGTCATGGCCCTGTTCTACGGGGTAGGCCACTGGAACAGTTACTTTGGAGCCTTGATTTATTTGAATGAGGAAGCGAAGTATCCGCTGCAGATGATTCTGCGCCAGATTCTCGTTCTGCAGGAGATGTCGGCCGAGACCACCGGCGCGGCGGTCAACAGCTCGGTCGCCGCTGCGCTGAACAACAAGGCGGAGGTCGCTTCTCTCATCAAATATGCTGTCATTATCGTCTCGACCTTGCCGGTCATCGTCGTCTATCCGTTCCTGCAGCGCTACTTCGTGCAGGGCGTCATGATTGGTTCGGTCAAAGGCTGA